From the genome of Halococcus agarilyticus:
CTAACGACCACTGGAGGTCCTTTCTTTGTTGAAGGAGTCCTGCTAATTTTTGCACGGGTTTCGACGACATCACCGAGCTGGTGAGTCGTTGATTCTCTTGCGATTGATCTAAGGGAGTTGCATTAGTTACTTCGATGTCACTCCCTTTTTGCTCCCAAGCTTCAGGCGACGGAGCTCCGCTAACCAGACCAACGCCATTAGCTCCCAGTACACCGACACCGGCAGTAGTTCCCACTTTTTTCAGCAAGCTTCGACGATTCAGATCGTTAGCTTTCACATCTTTCCTCATGGCACACTTGACTTATGTTCTAGTGCAGTATAAAAGTTTTCTAGCTTCTCTTATGACGATTTACTGTAACTCTATAAATTTATGTTGTTTCGGGGCCGGTACGTGCTCTCTCATGCGGAACTGTCCACCTCAGCAAGTATCGTTCCGGTACACCTACGCTCGCTGAGCGCGACTTTCCCACCCGTGTTCTCTGCTGGTTCAATAGGGATTTCACGATGTCGATAGCCAGCGGTACGATGCCGCTCAGGTCAGTTCCGCGATGAGCTCGCGCGCGCCGCGCCGGATCGCTGCGTCGCTCGACAGTTCGGGACTCCACCCGAGCGCGGCGAGTTTCTCGATCGAGAGCCGCATCCGCGGAACGTCGCCGGTCCAGCCGCGGTCGCCGCCGGTGTAGGCGTACTCGGGATCGAGCCCCATCTCGTCGGCCACGATGTCCGCGATCCGCGTCACCGAGGTCGTGGTCCGCGTTCCCAGGTTGTAGGTGTTCATCGCCTGGTCGGTGTGCTCCACGACGTGCTGGATGGCCTCGATGCAGTCCGTGACGTGGAGATAGGACTTCTCCTGGCGGCCGTCGCCGAGGATCTCCAACCTCTGGGGATCGTCGTCGAGCTTCTCGATGAAATCGGGCACGACGTTCCCGCGCTGGTGCGGGCCGACGATGTTCGCGAAGCGGAACAGCCAGACCGTGAAGTCGTGGGAGTGGGCGTACGTCGAGAGGATGCCCTCGTCGGCGAGCTTGCTCGCGCCGTAGATGGAGATCGGTTCGAGCGGGGCGTAGTCCTCCGGGGTCGGCATCGGTGCTTCGCCGTAGACCGTCGAGGAGGAGGTGAACGCGATGTTCGAGACGCCGACCTCGTGCATCCGTTCGAGGACGTTGTAGGTCATCGCGCCGTTCTCCTCGAACAGCTGGCGAGGGTTCGCGTAGTTCGTGTCGGTGTACGCCGCGAAGTGGAACACACAGTCGAGGTCGTCGGTGACGACCCGCGTCACGTCGTCGGGATCGGTCATGTCGGCCTCGACGAACTCGACGCCGTCGGGAACGCGCTCACGAGAGCCCTTCGAGAGATCGTCCGCGACGACCACCTCGTTGCCGTCGGCGAGCCGTGCCGCGAGATGCGAGCCCACGAGGCCCGCCCCGCCGGTCACGAGCAGCCGTTTGCCCGAAAGATCCATGTTCCGGATGCCGAGGCGTCGAGTATGTGTCTTCCGATCCCTGTGCCGCGTTCGGGGGCCGACGGCGGTGTCGCGGGGTTTATGCCCGCTGCGACGAAAAGCCGGCCAATGGATCGAACCCGCGAGTCGGCCGCCGGTTCCTCGAACCGGGGCCGGTCGCCGTCGGTGGATCGACGCCGGGCGCTGCTCGGGGCCGCCGGCCTCGCCACGACCGCGCTCGCCGGCTGTCTCGGCAGCGGTTCCTCGGGGAGTTCGGGCAGCGCGACCACCCGAAGTGGTGATCCGCTGTCGGCCCCGGTCAAAGGTGATCCCGAGGCCAGCGTGACCGTCGCGGTCTAC
Proteins encoded in this window:
- a CDS encoding NAD-dependent epimerase/dehydratase family protein, with translation MDLSGKRLLVTGGAGLVGSHLAARLADGNEVVVADDLSKGSRERVPDGVEFVEADMTDPDDVTRVVTDDLDCVFHFAAYTDTNYANPRQLFEENGAMTYNVLERMHEVGVSNIAFTSSSTVYGEAPMPTPEDYAPLEPISIYGASKLADEGILSTYAHSHDFTVWLFRFANIVGPHQRGNVVPDFIEKLDDDPQRLEILGDGRQEKSYLHVTDCIEAIQHVVEHTDQAMNTYNLGTRTTTSVTRIADIVADEMGLDPEYAYTGGDRGWTGDVPRMRLSIEKLAALGWSPELSSDAAIRRGARELIAELT
- a CDS encoding twin-arginine translocation signal domain-containing protein, with protein sequence MRKDVKANDLNRRSLLKKVGTTAGVGVLGANGVGLVSGAPSPEAWEQKGSDIEVTNATPLDQSQENQRLTSSVMSSKPVQKLAGLLQQRKDLQWSL